From Candidatus Methylomirabilota bacterium, one genomic window encodes:
- a CDS encoding acetamidase/formamidase family protein, which produces MARTHVLDAQTVHYEWNNALAPRLVIEPGDTVVFDTRDAADGYYSPSSTHADVLARGPFRGHPLTGPVAVEGARPGDALVVDILEVVPRASFGWTAIRPGRGLLPEADFAKPFLQIWDISDGAHARMGRDVAVPLEPFPGVMGTALDEPGAHSTMPPRKNGGNMDVKQLVRGTTLYLPVWVDGALFSVGDGHGAQGDGEVCVTAVEMMARVTLRFGVERGAGLAEPRLRTAGPLAPGTNRGPWFATTAHGPDLFAAAQQAVRYMIDHLVRERGLSREEAYILSSVAVDLKISEIVDAPNWIVSAFLPEFIFA; this is translated from the coding sequence ATGGCGCGCACGCACGTCCTGGACGCCCAGACCGTCCACTACGAGTGGAACAATGCGCTCGCGCCGCGCCTCGTGATCGAGCCCGGCGACACGGTCGTGTTCGACACGCGCGACGCCGCCGACGGCTACTACTCGCCGTCCTCGACCCACGCCGACGTGCTCGCGCGCGGACCGTTCCGCGGCCACCCGCTGACGGGCCCGGTGGCCGTCGAGGGCGCCCGGCCCGGCGACGCGCTGGTCGTCGACATCCTCGAGGTCGTGCCCCGCGCGTCGTTCGGCTGGACGGCGATCCGGCCGGGGCGCGGGCTCCTCCCCGAGGCCGACTTCGCGAAGCCCTTCCTCCAGATCTGGGACATCTCGGACGGCGCGCACGCGCGGATGGGCCGCGACGTCGCCGTGCCGCTCGAGCCGTTCCCCGGCGTGATGGGCACGGCGCTCGACGAGCCGGGCGCCCACAGCACGATGCCGCCGCGCAAGAACGGCGGCAACATGGACGTGAAGCAGCTCGTCCGCGGCACGACGCTCTACCTGCCCGTCTGGGTGGACGGCGCCCTGTTCAGCGTCGGCGACGGGCACGGCGCGCAGGGGGACGGCGAGGTCTGCGTGACCGCCGTCGAGATGATGGCGCGGGTGACCCTCCGCTTCGGCGTCGAGCGCGGCGCCGGGCTCGCCGAGCCCCGGCTCCGCACCGCGGGCCCGCTCGCGCCGGGCACGAACCGCGGTCCCTGGTTCGCCACGACCGCCCACGGCCCCGACCTCTTCGCCGCCGCGCAGCAGGCCGTCCGCTACATGATCGACCACCTCGTGCGCGAGCGCGGCCTCTCGCGCGAGGAGGCGTACATCCTGTCGAGCGTGGCCGTGGACCTCAAGATCAGCGAGATCGTCGACGCGCCGAACTGGATCGTCTCCGCGTTCCTGCCCGAGTTCATCTTCGCGTAA